A window of Gemmatimonadota bacterium contains these coding sequences:
- a CDS encoding secretin N-terminal domain-containing protein has product MLGPIDLAPLVAQEPAQVTATADGVTLDFRDADLRSVVAALAEAGGLNVVYGDLPARVVTLRTNAPVPRADMLELLRTFADANGLEVIEQGGLLRIQPSAALAGAQVQPPDGGPVAGGGAVRLWVYRLRHAKAAELAQTIGALFGQGAAVGASAQDLAGASSDRTRRIPPFTDEQPVEMPQPQPAATTLALSGTLEQPIQIVPHPQTNSLLVRASEADWEVVRSAVEALDLRPLQVLIEVLIAEVRRSSLEDLGLSIFSPDATDSESGLTIGGELFGSTNGDLELRVGGIGGVNADALISALSTKSDVTILSRPVVFVQNNELARILVGSERPFIQVLRALPTENAVRDQVIQYRDVGTALTIRPTINPDGYVSMEVIQEVSTATAETQFGAPVISTRQAETQLMVRDGQTIVIGGLIDQQSETSRSGIPLLKDIPVLGYLFGSTRHATVNTELFLFITPHVVASDDDVDRIRSDLEGTTRHLKERLPDPRSAIAPTDPFAPLPPGSMPDPEPLGGR; this is encoded by the coding sequence ATGCTTGGACCGATCGATCTCGCACCCCTTGTCGCTCAGGAACCGGCGCAGGTCACCGCGACTGCGGACGGAGTCACGCTCGACTTCCGCGACGCCGATCTTCGCTCGGTGGTAGCGGCGCTGGCCGAGGCCGGCGGCCTCAACGTCGTGTACGGCGACCTTCCGGCGCGGGTTGTCACGCTGCGGACCAACGCTCCCGTGCCCCGCGCCGACATGCTCGAGCTGCTGAGGACCTTTGCCGACGCAAACGGCCTGGAAGTGATAGAGCAGGGCGGCCTGCTTCGGATCCAGCCGAGCGCCGCACTGGCTGGGGCGCAGGTCCAGCCGCCGGACGGCGGCCCTGTAGCCGGGGGCGGCGCGGTGCGCCTCTGGGTGTACCGACTCCGCCACGCGAAGGCCGCCGAGCTGGCGCAGACGATCGGCGCGCTCTTCGGTCAGGGCGCGGCGGTGGGAGCGTCGGCGCAGGATCTCGCGGGCGCATCGTCCGACCGGACTCGGCGAATCCCGCCCTTCACGGACGAGCAGCCGGTAGAGATGCCTCAGCCGCAGCCAGCCGCGACCACGTTGGCGCTGTCGGGCACGCTGGAGCAGCCGATCCAGATCGTCCCCCATCCGCAAACCAATTCCCTCCTGGTGCGCGCGTCCGAGGCGGACTGGGAGGTCGTCAGGTCGGCGGTCGAAGCGCTCGACCTGCGCCCGCTACAGGTACTGATCGAGGTGTTGATCGCCGAGGTTCGACGTTCGAGCCTGGAGGACCTCGGCCTGTCCATCTTCTCCCCCGACGCGACCGACAGCGAGTCCGGCCTGACGATCGGCGGGGAGCTGTTCGGCAGCACCAATGGAGACCTGGAGCTGCGCGTCGGCGGGATCGGGGGCGTCAACGCCGACGCGCTGATTTCCGCGCTGTCCACCAAGTCGGACGTTACGATCCTCAGCCGCCCCGTGGTGTTCGTCCAGAACAACGAGCTGGCGCGCATCCTCGTCGGCTCGGAGCGCCCGTTCATCCAGGTGCTGCGCGCCCTGCCCACCGAGAACGCTGTGCGCGACCAGGTGATCCAGTACCGCGACGTGGGCACCGCGCTCACGATTCGCCCGACCATCAACCCGGACGGCTACGTGTCGATGGAGGTGATTCAGGAGGTGAGCACCGCAACCGCGGAGACGCAGTTCGGCGCCCCGGTGATCAGCACGCGCCAGGCGGAGACGCAGCTCATGGTGCGCGACGGCCAGACCATCGTGATCGGCGGCCTGATCGACCAGCAGTCGGAAACGTCGCGGTCCGGCATCCCCCTGCTCAAGGACATCCCAGTGCTGGGCTACCTGTTCGGGTCCACCAGGCACGCAACCGTGAACACCGAGCTCTTCCTGTTCATCACGCCTCACGTGGTCGCTTCGGACGACGACGTGGACCGGATCCGCAGCGACCTGGAGGGCACCACCCGACACCTCAAGGAGCGCCTCCCCGACCCTCGTAGCGCCATCGCTCCCACCGACCCCTTCGCGCCGCTGCCCCCGGGTTCAATGCCGGACCCGGAGCCCCTCGGCGGGCGGTGA
- a CDS encoding GspE/PulE family protein — MSELGAVGRLNSDLTEEFLLEHGLIPLAIGPEAATIGAWGRRADRHALDQLSLLLRRPLRITPISEDEGTAAVRRAYGQAATTADALIDSLSAEVARPDDEAAIDDLVSQAHEAPVIRLVNMLLAEAVEARASDVHIEQSRAGVAVRYRVDGVLLDAPSPPAGMAAAIVSRLKIMAELDIAERRLPQDGRIRLAVSGRQLDVRVSMLPSLHGESVVLRLLGSASARLSIDELGMPAELQARFLSAASRSHGIVLVTGPTGSGKTTTLYAALDHIRSGTEKVLTVEDPVEYELPGAVQVSIKPGIGLTFASALRALLRQDPDVMLVGEIRDLETAQIAIHAALTGHLVLSTLHTNDAAGALTRLVDLGVEPYLVASTVQAVLAQRLVRLTCAECGRWTAPSDSEASWAEATGTRLDRVRRGAGCSECRGTGFRGRTGTYELLSMSDDARAQFGRGRSAMDIRDQAVRAGMRMLADAAVEFVKKGFTTPHEIARVSG, encoded by the coding sequence GTGAGCGAGCTCGGCGCCGTCGGGCGCCTCAATTCAGACCTGACCGAAGAGTTCCTGTTGGAGCACGGACTGATCCCTCTGGCGATCGGTCCTGAGGCCGCCACGATCGGCGCGTGGGGACGGAGAGCGGACCGGCACGCATTGGACCAATTGAGCCTGCTCCTTCGCCGCCCGCTGCGCATCACGCCCATAAGCGAAGACGAGGGCACCGCAGCCGTGCGGCGAGCCTACGGACAAGCAGCCACGACGGCCGACGCGCTGATCGACTCCCTCTCCGCGGAGGTCGCCCGGCCCGACGACGAAGCCGCGATCGACGATCTGGTCAGTCAGGCGCACGAGGCGCCGGTGATCCGGCTCGTCAACATGTTGTTGGCCGAGGCCGTCGAGGCGCGCGCGTCGGACGTCCACATCGAGCAGTCGAGGGCGGGCGTAGCCGTGCGGTACCGCGTCGACGGCGTGCTGCTCGACGCCCCGTCGCCACCGGCCGGGATGGCGGCGGCCATCGTAAGCCGCCTGAAGATCATGGCGGAGCTGGATATCGCCGAGCGAAGACTCCCGCAGGACGGGCGGATTCGACTCGCGGTGTCAGGTCGGCAACTCGACGTACGCGTGAGCATGCTGCCGTCTCTCCATGGCGAGAGCGTGGTTCTGCGGCTGCTGGGCTCCGCATCGGCGCGCCTGAGCATCGACGAGCTGGGCATGCCAGCCGAGCTTCAGGCGCGGTTCCTATCGGCAGCCTCAAGATCCCACGGTATCGTGCTTGTCACCGGCCCAACCGGTTCGGGAAAGACCACGACCCTCTACGCCGCGCTCGATCACATCCGCTCGGGGACGGAGAAGGTCCTCACGGTCGAAGACCCGGTGGAGTACGAGCTGCCCGGCGCCGTGCAGGTTTCCATTAAGCCGGGCATCGGCCTGACCTTCGCGTCCGCGCTGCGCGCCCTGCTGCGCCAGGACCCCGACGTAATGCTGGTGGGAGAGATCCGCGACCTGGAGACCGCCCAGATCGCGATCCACGCCGCGCTGACCGGCCACTTGGTGCTGTCCACGCTGCATACCAACGACGCGGCCGGCGCGCTCACGCGGCTGGTCGATCTGGGTGTCGAGCCGTACCTGGTCGCGAGCACTGTCCAAGCCGTGCTGGCCCAACGTCTAGTCCGACTCACCTGCGCGGAGTGCGGACGCTGGACCGCGCCGAGCGACTCAGAGGCGAGCTGGGCCGAGGCAACCGGGACGCGCCTCGACAGGGTCAGACGCGGCGCTGGCTGCTCAGAATGCCGTGGCACCGGATTCCGGGGCCGAACCGGCACATACGAACTGCTCTCCATGTCCGATGACGCGCGCGCGCAGTTCGGTCGCGGCAGGTCCGCGATGGACATCCGTGACCAAGCCGTCAGAGCCGGGATGCGAATGCTGGCTGATGCGGCGGTAGAGTTCGTTAAGAAAGGCTTCACTACACCTCACGAAATCGCGCGCGTGAGCGGATAG